In one Shewanella loihica PV-4 genomic region, the following are encoded:
- a CDS encoding YdbL family protein, producing the protein MKSKILLLMAGLLLSLNAFAISLQDAKAQGLVGEQINGYLGVVVNNSEASALAKSVNAKRKAHYEKIARKNQISVDDVAKLAAEKAIAATAKGHYIQTPQGKWVKK; encoded by the coding sequence ATGAAAAGCAAAATACTCCTCCTCATGGCCGGACTTCTTCTCAGCCTCAATGCCTTCGCCATCTCGTTGCAAGACGCCAAGGCGCAAGGATTAGTGGGCGAACAGATCAACGGCTATCTAGGTGTGGTGGTCAACAATAGTGAAGCCAGCGCCCTGGCCAAGTCGGTCAACGCCAAGCGTAAGGCGCACTACGAAAAGATCGCCCGCAAGAATCAGATCAGCGTAGATGATGTGGCCAAGCTAGCCGCCGAGAAGGCGATAGCGGCCACCGCCAAGGGCCATTACATTCAGACTCCCCAAGGAAAATGGGTCAAGAAATAA
- a CDS encoding universal stress protein: MDSYQRLLVVVDEHDFSLKAVSRAVYLASKTHAAIIVMMLEHSHFVNRLVDTFEADGNEGQTQPLTKERKLSCLNAFISQAAQSGLSISKASIACHSSDDVLQFCDDFKVDAVILAASRHKLWNWLTIKPLDVRLIRESSRPVVVVKDHLWQPGGHILSLVEPCADDVTHRALNDAVLQTSEHFSQLLAGDCHLIDCYYGETPSISFHQALAPANDENYHLQKMSSYSSRYHLQPKGAAVSNHHLHLAKSLPEDAIESLAKEVDSELVIVGDTGNGSMFSNMCGHVGEQVIDRIQCDLLVVKPQSAHAI; encoded by the coding sequence ATGGATAGCTATCAGAGACTTTTAGTGGTTGTAGATGAACACGATTTCAGTTTAAAGGCCGTTTCCCGCGCCGTGTATTTGGCCAGTAAAACCCACGCGGCAATCATAGTGATGATGTTAGAGCACAGCCATTTCGTCAATCGTCTAGTGGACACCTTTGAGGCCGATGGCAACGAGGGGCAGACCCAACCCCTGACCAAGGAGCGTAAGCTGAGCTGCCTAAACGCCTTTATCAGTCAGGCCGCCCAATCGGGGCTCTCTATCTCCAAGGCGTCTATCGCCTGTCATAGCAGCGACGATGTGCTGCAGTTTTGCGACGACTTCAAGGTGGATGCGGTGATCTTAGCCGCCTCGCGCCATAAGCTATGGAACTGGCTGACCATCAAACCGCTGGATGTGCGGCTGATCCGCGAGTCTTCCCGCCCCGTGGTGGTGGTTAAGGATCATCTGTGGCAACCCGGCGGGCACATTCTCTCTCTGGTTGAGCCCTGCGCCGATGATGTGACCCACAGGGCGCTCAATGACGCGGTGCTGCAGACTTCGGAGCATTTCTCTCAGCTGCTGGCGGGGGATTGTCATCTTATCGATTGCTACTATGGCGAGACGCCAAGCATCTCCTTCCATCAGGCGCTGGCCCCTGCCAATGATGAGAACTACCACCTGCAGAAGATGTCTAGTTATTCCAGCCGCTATCACCTGCAGCCAAAGGGGGCGGCGGTGAGTAATCATCACCTTCATCTGGCCAAGTCACTGCCGGAAGATGCTATCGAGTCCTTAGCCAAGGAGGTGGATTCTGAGCTGGTGATCGTCGGCGATACCGGCAATGGCAGCATGTTTTCTAACATGTGCGGCCATGTGGGCGAGCAGGTGATCGACAGGATCCAGTGCGATCTCTTGGTGGTCAAGCCTCAAAGCGCTCATGCCATCTAG
- a CDS encoding isoaspartyl peptidase/L-asparaginase family protein gives MGLLISTSTVAETQPFSIAIHGGAGTISKANLTEAQQQAYRDKLKEAVDAGYKVLEKGGDSLTAVTTAINILEDSPLFNAGKGAVYTYDGTHEMDASIMDGRNLNAGAVAGVKHIKNPINLARAVMDKSPHVMLSGQGAEEFALSQDFSLVPVTYFDTESRYQQLIDAKAKLKAAESKEAGKPDYQASVNYLDLDYKFGTVGAVALDKQGNLAAGTSTGGMTVKRFGRIGDSPVIGAGTYAENQVCAVSATGHGEYFIRYHVAGDICAKVKYQQKSILQAADEVINQRLITAGGTGGVIAIDQRGNIATPFNTEGMYRATRKGGEPAKVMIWQDN, from the coding sequence ATGGGCCTGTTGATCAGCACTAGCACTGTGGCCGAAACTCAGCCATTTTCCATCGCCATCCATGGCGGCGCCGGCACCATCTCTAAGGCCAATCTGACCGAGGCGCAGCAGCAAGCCTATCGCGACAAGTTAAAAGAGGCGGTGGATGCCGGCTATAAGGTGCTGGAGAAGGGGGGCGATAGCCTGACGGCGGTGACCACTGCCATCAATATTCTCGAAGACAGTCCGCTGTTTAATGCCGGTAAAGGCGCGGTTTACACCTATGACGGCACCCATGAGATGGACGCCTCCATCATGGATGGTCGCAACCTCAACGCCGGCGCCGTGGCCGGGGTGAAGCACATTAAGAACCCGATCAACCTGGCGCGTGCCGTGATGGACAAGTCGCCCCATGTGATGCTCTCGGGTCAGGGAGCAGAAGAATTCGCCCTGAGTCAGGACTTTAGCCTGGTTCCTGTGACCTATTTTGATACCGAAAGCCGCTATCAGCAGCTTATCGATGCTAAGGCCAAGCTGAAGGCGGCCGAGAGCAAGGAGGCGGGTAAGCCCGACTATCAGGCCTCGGTTAACTATCTGGATCTGGATTACAAGTTTGGTACCGTGGGCGCCGTGGCGCTGGATAAGCAAGGCAACCTGGCGGCCGGCACCTCGACCGGCGGCATGACGGTCAAGCGTTTCGGCCGTATCGGTGATTCGCCGGTGATCGGCGCCGGCACCTACGCCGAAAATCAGGTATGCGCCGTGTCGGCTACCGGTCATGGCGAGTATTTCATTCGCTACCATGTGGCGGGGGATATCTGCGCCAAGGTGAAATATCAACAAAAATCGATTCTGCAGGCGGCAGATGAGGTGATCAATCAGCGCCTGATCACCGCAGGTGGTACCGGCGGGGTGATTGCCATCGATCAGCGCGGCAACATCGCCACCCCATTTAACACCGAAGGCATGTACCGCGCGACCCGCAAGGGCGGCGAGCCGGCCAAGGTGATGATCTGGCAGGATAACTAA
- a CDS encoding autotransporter assembly complex protein TamA, translated as MGISPVWANDWLKVEVDGANESLKRNITAHLGALPGSEVQRRAYIFNAEENIEAALHSLGYYKGKIDQQLESPESGPWTLRLTVTPGAPTVIQWIDIQLSGEILDDEVINAWLRQIKVKPGDVLNHGEYEAIKSQLLTYALARGYFEGKYLTNKIVVNRDLDSAQISLHYDSGPRYRIGEVSFNGHDLVPGFLDKLIPFEPDSHYSTGKIGALNRELVDTGYFTNIKVLPQLDKMQDDRVPIRVEVTPKPSHSIELGLGADIGNSIDNNIEPRVRVTWRTPQINRYGHSQETSLEWSPDRPKFLTTYTIPLTHPLDDQLKLRLGLLRDKYGVTQIYDPDKRDYRNTGELESVKKLVGVVRQKRLHNQWLFTYSLDAINEEYTQSDIKYNPDILLLGTSLSKTNRGDKSLDPKSGFFQYYSLEHADPSLGSDLRLTRLQAKFKWIDTFFDKHRFVSRLDLGANLVSEEDLPMVPPSLRYFAGGDQSIRGYSYQELGPYIEYTNSQDQLARMVVGGRYLMVGSLEYQYYLTPTWRLATFVDAGNAFDNQQFEPIVSVGGGVHWISPIGPIKLDLGVGLKETETVDRSWRIHITMGAEL; from the coding sequence ATGGGTATCTCCCCCGTCTGGGCAAACGACTGGTTAAAGGTCGAAGTCGACGGCGCGAATGAGTCGCTTAAACGCAACATCACCGCCCACCTCGGCGCGCTGCCAGGCTCAGAGGTGCAGCGCCGTGCCTATATCTTCAACGCCGAAGAGAACATAGAGGCCGCGCTTCACTCCCTTGGCTATTACAAGGGCAAGATAGACCAGCAGCTGGAGAGCCCGGAATCCGGCCCCTGGACGCTCCGCCTCACCGTCACCCCGGGCGCCCCGACGGTGATCCAGTGGATAGATATTCAGCTCTCGGGTGAGATCCTCGATGATGAGGTGATAAACGCCTGGCTAAGGCAGATAAAGGTTAAACCCGGTGACGTGCTCAATCATGGCGAATATGAGGCGATCAAGTCGCAGCTACTCACCTACGCCTTGGCCAGAGGTTACTTCGAGGGCAAATATCTGACCAATAAGATAGTGGTCAACCGGGATCTCGACAGCGCGCAGATCAGCCTGCACTACGACTCGGGCCCGCGCTATCGCATCGGCGAAGTCAGCTTCAATGGTCACGACCTGGTGCCCGGCTTTCTCGACAAGCTGATCCCCTTTGAGCCAGATTCCCACTACAGCACGGGTAAGATAGGCGCCCTCAATCGTGAGCTGGTAGATACCGGCTACTTCACCAATATCAAGGTGCTGCCGCAGCTGGACAAGATGCAGGATGACAGGGTGCCGATTCGGGTAGAGGTAACGCCTAAACCCAGCCACTCCATCGAGCTGGGTCTGGGCGCCGACATAGGCAACTCCATCGACAACAACATAGAGCCTAGGGTCAGAGTCACCTGGCGCACGCCGCAGATCAATCGCTATGGCCACTCCCAGGAGACCAGTCTGGAATGGTCGCCGGACAGGCCTAAGTTTCTGACCACCTATACCATTCCCCTCACCCATCCGCTGGACGATCAGCTCAAGCTACGTCTCGGCCTGCTGAGGGACAAATATGGGGTGACCCAGATCTACGATCCCGATAAGCGCGACTATCGCAACACAGGTGAGCTGGAGTCGGTCAAGAAACTCGTGGGTGTCGTCAGGCAAAAACGCCTGCATAATCAATGGCTGTTTACCTATTCGTTAGATGCCATCAACGAAGAGTATACCCAGTCGGATATCAAATATAATCCCGACATCTTGCTGCTCGGCACCAGCCTGTCCAAGACCAACAGGGGCGATAAGAGTCTGGATCCCAAGTCGGGCTTCTTCCAGTATTACAGCCTGGAGCATGCCGACCCGAGTCTTGGCTCAGATCTGCGTCTGACCCGGCTACAGGCCAAGTTTAAGTGGATAGACACCTTCTTTGACAAGCACAGGTTTGTCTCCCGGCTGGATCTGGGCGCCAATCTGGTGAGCGAAGAGGATCTGCCCATGGTGCCCCCTTCGCTGCGCTACTTTGCCGGCGGCGATCAGAGCATCCGCGGCTATAGCTACCAGGAGCTTGGCCCCTATATCGAATATACCAACAGCCAAGATCAGCTGGCCCGCATGGTGGTGGGTGGCCGCTACCTGATGGTCGGCAGCCTGGAGTATCAGTACTATCTCACCCCCACATGGCGCCTTGCCACCTTCGTCGATGCCGGTAACGCCTTCGACAATCAGCAGTTCGAGCCTATCGTCTCTGTGGGCGGCGGTGTCCACTGGATCTCTCCCATCGGCCCCATCAAGCTCGACCTGGGTGTCGGCCTGAAGGAAACAGAGACAGTTGATCGCAGCTGGCGCATCCATATCACCATGGGGGCCGAGCTATGA
- a CDS encoding YnbE family lipoprotein encodes MGGCTPTVKIEPPEKPIVINLNVKIEHEIKIKVDKELDELINNDELF; translated from the coding sequence ATGGGCGGCTGCACGCCAACGGTCAAGATAGAGCCACCTGAGAAGCCTATCGTTATCAACCTTAACGTTAAGATTGAACATGAGATCAAGATTAAGGTGGATAAAGAGCTCGATGAGCTGATCAACAACGATGAACTCTTCTAA
- a CDS encoding ExeM/NucH family extracellular endonuclease produces the protein MFTKASALALAIGGVSTFAQAADDLIISEYVEGSSNNKAVEFYNPTGAAIDLSQYQLEFYFNGSTSAGSTIALTGSLAAGKTYVLADNDAAAEILAVADQLSTASFFNGDDTLVLRKQGQVIDSLGQLGTDPGSEWGSGDLSTQNNTLRRDPNQLIADTQLDDAVTLATWTGHAQDDFSDLGQFAGQGPTDPTDPTDPTEPPVGLVCHDPATKISELQGSGDISPLNGQSVMVEAIVTSNQEAGLKGLFLQMADAEADADINTSEGVFVYTGGSLGYQAGDRVRLTAMVKEYNGLTELTNVSEHALCDSAQALPSAAEVSLPLAQSSDLEAVEGMRVHFTQNLVVNEVYNLGRYGEILLGSKRHFIGTQVAEPGSEALAVSQANALDSVLLDDGLTSQNPDPVRYPAPGLSADNTVRVGDSITELHAVMHYGFGKYRLMPIDTVNFVATNPRSSEPALAAGGNLKVASFNVLNYFNGDGLGGGFPTDRGADTPSEFARQRAKIISAMVSIDADIFGLMEIENDGFGTESAINDLVSGLNQAVGEARYQFISAPTPTIGTDAITVGMLYRSDRVRPVGAAKVLSSANSPLDEQGEVLFNDGKNRPSLTQAFEVLVEDQQLVVAVNHLKSKGSDCVSLGDPDLNDGQGNCNLTRTRAATALGAWLASEYGELPTLVIGDMNAYAKEDPIDALRGAGYLELFDHLGKSGAYSYVFSGETGQLDHALANTQLADRVVDVTEWHINTDEPRLLDYNEEFKSAGQIESLYSSDAYRSSDHDPVVISLLLERETIAPVASFSYELQGRTLSLVSSATDEDGEIVDYQWDLGNGETASGEQLSYRYAKAGEYPVTLTVTDNDGLSHSVTQVVKVQVKQQKPVAVIEHLDLWFMHLFVSLSYDTDGEIVSQSWKFNNGSKQTGPVAISFGHRASKVKLTVEDNDGLKGKAKLNF, from the coding sequence ATGTTTACCAAAGCAAGCGCGCTTGCCTTGGCGATAGGTGGTGTCTCCACCTTTGCCCAGGCCGCAGACGATCTGATCATCTCTGAGTATGTAGAAGGCAGCAGCAACAATAAGGCCGTCGAATTCTACAATCCCACCGGCGCCGCCATCGATTTAAGTCAATATCAACTCGAGTTCTACTTTAACGGCAGCACCAGTGCAGGCTCTACCATAGCCCTTACCGGTAGCCTGGCCGCCGGCAAGACCTATGTTCTGGCCGACAACGATGCCGCCGCTGAGATCTTAGCGGTCGCCGACCAGCTAAGCACAGCCAGTTTCTTCAACGGTGACGACACCTTAGTGCTGCGCAAGCAGGGCCAGGTGATCGACAGCCTTGGTCAATTGGGCACAGATCCGGGGTCAGAGTGGGGCAGCGGCGATCTGTCGACCCAGAATAACACCCTGCGCCGGGATCCTAACCAGCTGATCGCCGATACTCAGCTCGACGATGCCGTGACCCTGGCCACCTGGACAGGGCATGCACAGGATGATTTTAGCGATCTCGGCCAGTTTGCCGGTCAGGGACCGACAGACCCAACCGATCCGACGGATCCTACCGAGCCACCGGTGGGCTTGGTTTGTCATGATCCGGCCACCAAGATCTCAGAACTGCAGGGCAGTGGCGATATCAGCCCGCTCAATGGTCAGAGTGTAATGGTCGAGGCGATCGTCACCAGCAACCAGGAAGCTGGGCTCAAGGGTCTGTTCCTGCAGATGGCCGATGCCGAGGCTGACGCTGACATCAACACCTCTGAGGGGGTCTTCGTTTATACCGGTGGTTCGCTGGGTTATCAGGCGGGCGATCGCGTGCGTCTGACCGCCATGGTCAAGGAGTACAACGGCCTGACCGAGCTGACCAATGTGAGCGAGCACGCCTTGTGTGACAGCGCTCAGGCTCTGCCGAGCGCCGCCGAGGTGAGCCTGCCGCTGGCCCAGAGCAGCGACCTCGAAGCAGTCGAAGGCATGCGCGTACACTTTACCCAGAACCTGGTGGTGAACGAGGTCTATAACCTGGGACGCTACGGCGAGATCTTGCTCGGTAGTAAGCGTCACTTCATCGGGACTCAGGTGGCCGAGCCTGGCAGCGAGGCGCTGGCGGTGAGTCAGGCCAACGCCTTAGACTCAGTGCTGCTGGACGATGGGTTAACCTCGCAAAATCCAGATCCTGTGCGTTACCCAGCACCTGGCCTGAGTGCCGACAATACTGTGCGTGTGGGTGACTCGATCACAGAGCTTCACGCCGTGATGCACTATGGCTTTGGCAAGTACCGTCTGATGCCAATTGATACGGTTAACTTCGTGGCGACCAACCCAAGAAGCAGCGAGCCAGCTTTGGCCGCCGGCGGTAACCTCAAGGTCGCCAGCTTCAACGTACTGAACTACTTTAACGGCGATGGCCTGGGCGGAGGCTTCCCGACGGATCGCGGCGCCGACACGCCAAGCGAATTTGCCCGTCAGCGCGCCAAGATCATCAGCGCCATGGTCAGCATAGACGCCGACATCTTCGGCCTGATGGAGATAGAAAACGACGGCTTTGGTACTGAGTCGGCCATCAATGACCTGGTGAGCGGTCTGAACCAGGCGGTGGGCGAGGCAAGATATCAATTTATCTCTGCGCCAACGCCAACCATAGGCACAGACGCCATTACCGTGGGCATGCTGTATCGTAGCGATCGCGTCAGGCCTGTGGGCGCGGCCAAGGTGCTTTCGAGCGCTAACTCGCCGCTGGATGAGCAGGGTGAGGTACTGTTTAACGATGGTAAGAACCGTCCGAGTCTGACCCAGGCCTTCGAGGTCTTGGTTGAAGATCAACAACTTGTGGTGGCGGTGAACCATCTTAAGTCTAAGGGCAGTGACTGCGTCAGCCTGGGTGACCCAGACCTCAACGATGGTCAGGGTAACTGTAACCTAACCCGTACCCGCGCGGCGACCGCCCTGGGGGCTTGGCTGGCCAGCGAGTATGGCGAGCTGCCGACCCTGGTGATTGGTGACATGAACGCCTATGCCAAGGAAGATCCAATCGATGCGCTACGTGGCGCCGGATACCTTGAGCTGTTCGACCATCTGGGCAAGTCGGGTGCATACTCCTATGTCTTCTCCGGTGAAACGGGGCAACTGGATCATGCACTGGCCAATACTCAGTTGGCCGACAGGGTTGTCGATGTGACCGAGTGGCATATCAATACCGACGAGCCAAGACTGCTGGATTACAACGAAGAGTTTAAGTCTGCCGGTCAGATTGAGTCGCTCTACAGCAGCGATGCCTATCGCTCTTCGGACCATGACCCTGTGGTGATCTCTTTGCTGCTCGAGCGTGAGACCATAGCGCCAGTTGCCAGCTTCAGCTATGAGCTGCAGGGCCGCACCCTGAGCCTGGTGAGCAGCGCCACGGACGAAGATGGCGAAATAGTCGATTATCAATGGGATCTTGGCAATGGTGAGACCGCCAGCGGCGAGCAGCTAAGCTATCGCTACGCCAAGGCCGGTGAGTACCCAGTGACCCTGACGGTAACCGACAACGATGGTCTGAGCCATAGCGTGACTCAGGTGGTGAAGGTACAGGTGAAGCAGCAAAAGCCTGTTGCCGTCATCGAGCATCTGGATCTCTGGTTTATGCATCTGTTTGTCTCGCTAAGCTATGACACAGACGGTGAGATAGTGTCGCAGTCGTGGAAGTTTAACAACGGCAGCAAGCAGACGGGTCCTGTGGCAATCAGTTTCGGTCACCGCGCCAGTAAGGTGAAGCTGACCGTTGAGGATAACGACGGCCTCAAGGGTAAGGCTAAGTTAAACTTCTAA
- a CDS encoding YdbH domain-containing protein: protein MSRRFFTSRSIKWIAGAMAMSLLLLLLLLVLVASQLEYLVKRLANPYLANAGISIESLRLSSSDLMALKLPMAKLKVDGNLVRLDDLELTLAEDWLSAPMGLTQIDSLSVRRAEVSLSQDYFDNLGREQASGASSALNLGALPQIALGEVSFNLLGKQASSLKTQPLGLKLDYLNLDNQGQLTGALSFYQAPLLSLAATLEKTRWQIDSRLEFEPLGRLIGELSMLTSAGQSEPKPDTSPAHQASNVSEASGVSEAPSLSKAPALVTALQDVNQRLTEIFTLSGSLSSRGELDLIKGVLHSSHEFDWLKIQLKRLGGQTLSPELSITVTGQAQAKQESAYLTQSSHAQSSYSRSIQAQSSQSMILGLNGPLNDLHLTLSPTLVTSSTTLEQLGELAGESESIAALLTALKAQSLDEQAHDKQVHDKQAPDMRAPNQRSADEHTTKLSLVLGQEMNGEDALDFSLQDGDLQLGALTAKVETQGLVLAAKLKKARLEKARLEETRLEKDPESKPTSAWQLTGNWQLDAALKQPLCLTLPPYPQTGTGCQDRPKNKTDIDNRLTLAKANLQLEGELDAKQADATDDSTNDSQKNSTLNLTLAGELNLAQPEFNHRDLKVGASQITTEIPAPLNLSLEKGPELKLNLDWQGLKVAINGHHLSWPAIQEMANKEPKAQLTSEQTRTSFGAGHFTFSPGRPLLVELASFMSVTHSPRLTLPQASMAEISITDASRTERAAKPLERELTASEFVLEAAEPLRLDAQALVLPPVGLKVIALAASEQKAVQGKGQEQAQAQVKTTQVKTTQVKTTRVNLDELSLATQSIALTPKATKTDTITGTESAAAKLSQSTLSQSTLSLSPDALLAFPWQSEANYQLTNLKVSEESVRLNKLRRKTLIKLPSASLSQSLHWQGALQTSGSSGTKSYSGPVSEPSKILIQLAGDSNGHYGLTTKEKWNLDGLPFYSEHHLGLTQSLKPRLLTGELTLESDANELMKRLMRMQGASLENPLIGDINLTSQHSLNWLGDKMDFAFALIPEVKLSEGSYNALPFEQAEFTGQCQLDGVKAPNSQTAKLACEPLSLKVAAFNPGVLITDINAHAKLELDLTQGETEAATGAQTGAQTGAELALSGADVKLDARANTLGGEILLPIFNLNLGAPSSAYLVLQGLDLEQLLAAQPQTGIYADGIFDGVLPVQLEHGQVSITNGQLAARAPGGLIKVDDNPAVLQMRLSQPYLDFAFSALEELHYTQLSSSFDMAPNGDALLKVQVKGRAKDIERPIHLNYAQEENMLQLLKSLQIGDRLQSEIERAMAN from the coding sequence ATGTCGCGACGCTTTTTTACCTCCCGCAGCATAAAATGGATAGCCGGCGCCATGGCGATGTCCCTACTGCTGTTGCTGCTGCTCCTCGTGCTAGTGGCGAGTCAATTGGAATACCTGGTTAAACGTCTCGCCAATCCCTATCTGGCTAATGCTGGCATTAGCATAGAAAGTCTGCGCTTAAGCTCCAGCGATCTGATGGCGCTCAAGCTGCCCATGGCGAAGCTTAAGGTCGATGGCAACCTGGTCAGACTCGACGATCTTGAGCTTACACTCGCCGAAGACTGGTTATCGGCGCCAATGGGTCTCACCCAGATAGATTCGCTTTCGGTGCGCCGCGCCGAGGTGTCACTGAGCCAGGACTATTTCGATAATCTAGGTCGTGAGCAAGCATCAGGCGCCAGCAGCGCCCTCAACCTGGGCGCCCTGCCGCAGATCGCCTTGGGCGAAGTCAGTTTCAACCTGTTAGGCAAACAAGCTAGCTCCTTAAAGACGCAACCCTTGGGCCTCAAGCTGGATTATCTTAACCTGGATAATCAAGGTCAGCTTACCGGCGCCCTCAGCTTCTATCAGGCGCCTCTGCTGAGCCTTGCGGCGACACTCGAGAAGACCCGCTGGCAAATCGATAGCCGCCTCGAATTCGAGCCCCTTGGCCGCCTCATTGGCGAGCTCAGCATGCTCACCTCAGCTGGCCAAAGTGAACCAAAGCCAGACACGTCTCCTGCGCACCAGGCATCTAATGTTTCAGAGGCGTCTGGCGTTTCAGAGGCGCCTAGCCTTTCAAAGGCACCTGCATTAGTCACGGCCCTGCAAGATGTTAACCAGCGTTTAACCGAAATCTTTACCCTAAGTGGCAGCCTCAGCTCCCGCGGCGAATTAGACCTTATCAAGGGCGTACTGCATTCTAGCCATGAATTTGATTGGCTCAAGATTCAGCTAAAACGGCTAGGTGGCCAGACGCTATCGCCAGAGCTAAGCATTACCGTGACGGGCCAGGCGCAAGCTAAACAAGAAAGCGCTTATCTCACTCAATCAAGTCATGCTCAGTCAAGTTATTCTAGATCCATCCAGGCTCAGTCCAGTCAGAGCATGATACTTGGACTCAATGGCCCCCTAAATGATCTGCATCTCACGCTGTCGCCAACTTTGGTCACCAGCAGCACAACGCTGGAGCAGCTTGGAGAACTGGCAGGTGAATCAGAGTCCATCGCCGCCCTGCTCACGGCACTTAAGGCCCAATCTCTAGATGAGCAAGCACATGATAAGCAGGTACATGATAAGCAGGCGCCAGATATGCGAGCTCCAAACCAGCGCTCAGCCGATGAACATACGACCAAGCTCTCTCTGGTGCTTGGCCAAGAGATGAATGGTGAAGATGCGCTCGATTTTTCGCTCCAAGATGGAGACTTGCAGCTAGGAGCTCTCACCGCCAAGGTTGAAACTCAGGGATTAGTGCTCGCCGCTAAGCTTAAAAAAGCCAGGCTCGAAAAGGCTAGGCTAGAAGAAACCAGGTTAGAAAAAGATCCTGAATCGAAGCCGACTTCGGCCTGGCAGCTCACCGGCAACTGGCAACTTGATGCAGCGCTTAAACAGCCGCTGTGCCTAACCCTGCCGCCCTATCCACAGACAGGCACCGGCTGTCAGGATCGGCCTAAGAATAAAACAGACATAGACAACCGCCTCACGCTTGCAAAAGCCAATCTACAGCTAGAAGGCGAGCTAGATGCCAAACAAGCAGATGCGACAGATGATTCGACAAATGATTCGCAAAAAAATAGCACTCTCAATCTAACCCTGGCGGGCGAGCTGAACCTAGCGCAACCCGAATTTAATCATAGAGACCTTAAGGTGGGCGCTAGCCAAATCACCACAGAAATTCCGGCGCCACTCAATCTCAGCCTCGAAAAGGGGCCAGAACTTAAGCTAAACCTTGACTGGCAAGGGCTAAAAGTCGCGATCAATGGGCATCATCTAAGCTGGCCGGCGATTCAGGAGATGGCTAACAAAGAGCCAAAAGCACAGCTAACCAGCGAGCAGACTCGCACGAGTTTTGGCGCAGGTCATTTTACCTTTAGCCCAGGCAGGCCGCTTCTGGTCGAGTTAGCTAGCTTTATGAGTGTCACTCACTCCCCTCGTCTGACGCTGCCACAGGCTTCAATGGCTGAGATCTCCATAACAGACGCCTCCAGAACAGAGAGAGCAGCAAAGCCGCTGGAGCGTGAACTTACCGCCAGTGAATTTGTACTCGAAGCCGCAGAGCCACTGCGCCTCGATGCGCAAGCACTGGTGCTCCCGCCCGTCGGGTTAAAGGTTATTGCGCTGGCCGCCAGCGAGCAAAAAGCCGTTCAGGGAAAGGGCCAAGAACAGGCTCAAGCCCAGGTTAAAACCACTCAAGTTAAAACAACTCAAGTTAAAACCACTCGGGTCAACCTGGATGAGTTAAGCCTTGCCACCCAGAGCATAGCGCTAACGCCAAAAGCCACCAAGACTGACACAATTACAGGAACAGAAAGCGCCGCGGCGAAGCTATCTCAGTCAACACTATCACAGTCGACGCTGTCACTGTCGCCAGATGCACTGTTAGCCTTCCCCTGGCAGAGTGAGGCGAACTACCAACTGACCAATCTTAAGGTGAGCGAGGAGAGTGTTCGCCTCAATAAATTACGCCGCAAGACGCTAATTAAACTCCCCAGCGCCAGCCTGAGTCAGTCGCTGCATTGGCAAGGTGCCCTGCAAACTTCTGGCAGCTCAGGCACTAAGTCCTATTCAGGGCCTGTATCTGAGCCATCAAAAATTTTGATCCAATTAGCCGGCGATTCGAATGGGCACTACGGGCTGACAACCAAAGAAAAGTGGAACCTGGATGGCCTGCCATTTTACAGCGAGCATCATCTTGGGCTGACTCAATCGCTTAAGCCCAGGCTGCTTACCGGAGAACTCACGCTAGAAAGTGATGCCAACGAGCTGATGAAGCGATTGATGCGTATGCAGGGAGCAAGCCTGGAAAATCCCTTAATCGGCGATATCAATCTCACCAGCCAGCATAGCCTCAACTGGCTGGGCGATAAGATGGACTTTGCCTTTGCCTTAATACCAGAGGTCAAGCTCAGTGAGGGTAGCTATAACGCCCTGCCGTTCGAGCAGGCCGAGTTTACTGGTCAATGCCAGTTAGATGGTGTCAAAGCGCCTAACTCTCAAACGGCAAAGCTTGCCTGTGAGCCGCTGTCACTCAAGGTCGCCGCCTTCAATCCAGGGGTGCTGATCACCGACATAAACGCCCACGCTAAGCTCGAGCTAGATCTGACCCAAGGCGAAACGGAAGCTGCAACCGGAGCTCAAACAGGTGCTCAAACAGGTGCTGAATTGGCTCTCAGCGGCGCCGATGTGAAGCTTGATGCCAGGGCCAACACCTTGGGAGGCGAGATCTTACTGCCTATCTTTAACCTGAACCTCGGCGCCCCCTCCTCCGCCTATCTGGTGCTGCAGGGGCTAGATCTCGAGCAGCTGCTCGCCGCCCAGCCCCAAACCGGCATCTATGCCGATGGCATCTTCGATGGCGTGCTGCCGGTGCAGCTCGAACATGGTCAGGTGAGCATCACCAATGGGCAGCTCGCGGCGCGGGCCCCCGGTGGCCTCATCAAGGTGGATGACAATCCGGCGGTGCTGCAGATGCGCCTGTCGCAACCCTATCTCGATTTCGCCTTCTCGGCGCTGGAGGAGCTGCACTACACCCAGCTATCGAGCAGTTTCGACATGGCCCCCAACGGCGATGCCCTGTTAAAAGTTCAGGTGAAGGGACGGGCCAAAGATATTGAACGTCCTATCCATTTAAACTACGCTCAGGAAGAAAATATGTTGCAGCTACTCAAGAGTTTACAAATCGGTGATAGACTGCAAAGCGAAATCGAGCGGGCCATGGCCAACTAA